The Anopheles cruzii unplaced genomic scaffold, idAnoCruzAS_RS32_06 scaffold01878_ctg1, whole genome shotgun sequence sequence GCCCGAAGTACGCCCCGAGCCGGCTCCGCTTGCCCGCGGGCTTCTTCCCACTTCCCTCGTCCGGGTCCGCCCGGGCCAGTCCGTGTTCGTTGTGGTTGTTCGTTTCGCTACTGATCGACTCCTGGTCCGGGTGTGGACCACCGGCAGTAGGCTGCTGAGGGACGGTGGCTGGCTGCCCATTGTTGTCGCCACCACACGGACCAACGCCTGAGGCCGCGGGGCCGGCAGCCGACGGCATGCCGATACTGCGTGTGGCCAGCGTGTTGATCTTGGAGGCTTGGGCGCGCTCGCGGAGTCGGCGGCGCGTGGCGACGTAGATTTCGATGTACACGATCGTCATGATGGCGAGCGggatgaagaaggagccgagCGACGAGTAGATCACGTAGCCCTGGTTGCTCGTTAATTGACACGGGAACTCGCTCGAGAACTCGGCCGGCCAATCGTTCCAGCCGATCAGCGGCGGAGAGCTGATCAGGAGTGACAGGACCCAGACGCCGGCTATGAGCGCCAGGACGCGCTCGAGCGTGCGCTTCTGGGCGTAGTTGATCGGGTCGGTGATCGCCCAGTAGCGATCGAGCGCGATCGCGCACAGATTGAGGATGGACGCGGTGCAGCAAAGCACGTCCGACGTGAGCCACATCTTGCACACGTGGATACCGAACTCCCAGCGCCCGAGCAGCGAGTAGGCGACGTTCAGGGGCAACACCAGGATGGCCACGGTCaggtcggccacggccagtgACACGATGAAAAAGTTCTGCACGATCCGAAGCGGTCGGTACGTGAACACGCTCAGGATCACCAGGATGTtgccgacgatggtgatgacgatgatgagcgTCAGGATGAGAGCGGTTCCGATGGCTTCCCACTGTGGCACCGCCAGGTCGATGCCGATCAGGCTCGGGTAGAGGGTGTCGTCGGGCCGCGGGCAGCCTCcctccagcagctcctgcAGGCTGTCGTCACCCGCCGTGCCGTTAactcgcgccgccgccgacgacaccGCACTAAACAGTCCATCGCCGGCGCTGGACGTTGTCATGGTGCCTCCGATTGGGGCACCGTCGTAACCGAGCGCCAGACCGAGCCCCGCCAGCGGTTCCTCGGCcgtctccgccgccgccgccgccagcaccatCATCCGGGAGGCTCTCGGTTCCGTCCGGTTCGTGTCGTTCACTGTCCAGACGACCATGTCAAGCATGTGCCATGTGGCCACACCTCATGTGGTGGCAGCTCATGCGGTGTGTCCGGGCTCTAATCCTGTTCGGTCTGCGGAAGGAGAAAAAGGAAGGGAACAAAGATCAGCTAGACGAACCAGGCCAACAGAGGAAGTGCGCAAAAAGAAGATGCGATGATTAATGGCCGGCATCCGGCAGACGGATGGACGGCCGGAATCAATCGGAAAGTTTTCTGTGAATGCCTGTGAATCCTTTGTCACCCGGCAACTTATCGGCTGATCGATTGGTTGGGCTCTACGCAGGagttatgatgatgatgacgatgataaaTGCTGCGTTGAGCGAAGAACGAAACGGCTCCACGCCttcctcgtgtgtgtgtgttactgctttgattttccattcaaTTCCCCCAGGAGCGGCCCCGCGAGGATTGAAAAAGGACCAATTGTACTgagttgttcaataagtttggcGGTTCAaaaacagagggcgctgctatctatatactaggtcgttgcgttgagattcggaattttgaaaagatggctgtacctgccgattgagacttcccagttttgctgttcatgcatcattaccttgttttgacatcaggtaaatgattacaggtcgaaaaataaattatttcggtttgcaacccatcattgaaagggttgaactatgtcaacttttgtgcctgaaaatgacggtttgcggggattattatttttctgctcctcttgaagaaaactacttcggaatcgcaccaaatgcttgtcgggacttgtgtttggaagatcgcagtgctttgagtgggttaaaaaaatttcaaaatggcgaatttgactttacaaaaaaaagcgtcgaaggactccaaaaaacggactttttgatgggacagaaaggtgtggtgtttcacaagctcctagaacctgatgcaaacgttaattccgatcgctactgacaacaaatgatcaatttgaaccatgcattgatcgaaaacgatcaaaatgcaattctagtgggttccaatgggggcgcctggtggcccgtggaatcaagcaccaggcgctccaaaaaacaaaactgtttcaggatactatcaaatcacttggatgggagctgctatccctccccgcgttattcaccagacttggttctttccgaatatcattcattttcatcgataggacacgtattggctgagcagctcttcgtttttccacgaggaagtagaaattggatgactaattagtttacttaaaaagtcgaagaattctttcctctgggaatccatgatttagcagagagataggagaaatgtataactagcaatggcacatactttgaacaatgtagaaaatcgcattcaaattttataaacatttttgtgtgtcaaacaaattccgaatctcaacgcaacgacctagtatatataaaagagtaccgcgttattgttattatcttcagaactcaagaacggctgaaccgatttggctgaaaattggtgtggaggtagctaAGATcaaagggggtaacataggatactttttataatccgatcgcgtcacaatgaagccacaatacgcacaatgtgtttttctcccccccccccccggtgtccccatccaaataaggtcgacgcgatctctcccgctgaggcggcatcgacaaacgatagacagagagcgaaacagcaagcaattgtctctctcttgcgtatgcttacactctctctcgcaaacgccgaatagtttggcaaattgtcagccagtgagagagcctccagttatattctcgcgatccgccactgtgagcaattgtttagcgacaaaggcggatctcctttctcatatctcctttcatccttcgcgtcgtaaaaaaattaacgtgcgtggagataatattgaatacttcattttaaacacttgctttttcgggaaataattttaatcgtagggaagcattccccagtaagtatttacttaaaaatagtgaaattgtaccgtactgtgttttgtttgggaaaaaatgtgaagattcgtgtcaattccagcaatcctgatcttcaggtgaataaggagataccagctaacaattaggaatgccagcgccaaatcgtgaactgaatgacgtatataatcgagatgtttggcgtatgttgcgagatgttttggaggggtaatgattttactgtcctgaaatttccgccaaacactgccagtaattccaagatcagctgccgaaatgaa is a genomic window containing:
- the LOC128276650 gene encoding tyramine receptor 1-like, with translation MVVWTVNDTNRTEPRASRMMVLAAAAAETAEEPLAGLGLALGYDGAPIGGTMTTSSAGDGLFSAVSSAAARVNGTAGDDSLQELLEGGCPRPDDTLYPSLIGIDLAVPQWEAIGTALILTLIIVITIVGNILVILSVFTYRPLRIVQNFFIVSLAVADLTVAILVLPLNVAYSLLGRWEFGIHVCKMWLTSDVLCCTASILNLCAIALDRYWAITDPINYAQKRTLERVLALIAGVWVLSLLISSPPLIGWNDWPAEFSSEFPCQLTSNQGYVIYSSLGSFFIPLAIMTIVYIEIYVATRRRLRERAQASKINTLATRSIGMPSPTAGGPHPDQESISSETNNHNEHGLARADPDEGSGKKPAGKRSRLGAYFGRGGRRLLGSGAAVEREDDSVTDYPDNSGSGESAKAAELQQLQQLQLQQQSNCDTPAPADPPAATAKNGLEVRTTTTTTVGFDGSALTGGGRPPTGAVAAGRLKQSFRKPGGLN